From a region of the Mycolicibacterium sp. MU0050 genome:
- a CDS encoding metal ABC transporter substrate-binding protein, translated as MRTGGGAMRRVRTRWRRSAAAALGAVLVAAGLSACAPADRGESDRPVVLTTFTVLADIASNVAGDHLIVESITKPGAEIHGYEPTPGDIKKAARADLILDNGLNLEAWFARFVDGLDVPHVVVSEGIDPIDIVGDAYAGMPNPHAWMSPLNVGVYAENMAEAFARLDPDNAPEYRANAAAYREQLQQVQQELVDRLDAVPPTQRALVTCEGAFSYLARDAGLTEKYIWPVNAEQQATPQRIAAVIEFVDANEVPAVFCESTVSDAAMQRVVEATGAEFGGVLFVDSLSAPDGPVPTYLDLIRHDAATIVAGLSGGQRR; from the coding sequence ATGCGAACTGGAGGTGGCGCGATGCGGCGGGTCCGGACTCGATGGCGGCGCTCGGCGGCCGCGGCGCTGGGCGCGGTCCTGGTGGCCGCCGGCCTTTCGGCCTGCGCGCCGGCCGACCGTGGTGAGTCCGACCGGCCGGTGGTGCTGACCACCTTCACGGTCCTGGCCGACATCGCCTCGAACGTCGCCGGGGACCACCTGATCGTCGAGTCGATCACCAAACCGGGCGCCGAGATCCACGGCTACGAGCCCACGCCCGGGGATATCAAGAAGGCCGCCCGGGCGGACCTCATCTTGGACAATGGGCTGAACCTCGAAGCCTGGTTCGCCCGGTTCGTCGACGGTCTCGATGTTCCGCACGTCGTGGTCAGCGAGGGCATCGACCCCATCGACATCGTCGGTGACGCCTACGCCGGGATGCCCAACCCGCACGCATGGATGTCCCCGCTGAACGTCGGGGTCTACGCGGAAAACATGGCGGAGGCGTTTGCGAGGCTGGACCCTGACAACGCGCCGGAGTACCGGGCCAACGCCGCGGCCTACCGCGAACAACTGCAGCAGGTCCAGCAGGAACTCGTCGACCGACTCGACGCGGTGCCGCCGACGCAGCGGGCCCTGGTCACCTGCGAGGGCGCGTTCTCCTACCTGGCGCGGGACGCGGGGTTGACCGAGAAGTACATCTGGCCGGTCAACGCCGAACAGCAGGCCACCCCGCAGCGCATCGCCGCGGTCATCGAGTTCGTCGACGCCAACGAGGTGCCCGCGGTGTTCTGCGAGTCGACGGTCTCCGATGCGGCGATGCAACGGGTCGTCGAGGCCACCGGCGCCGAATTCGGCGGGGTGTTGTTCGTCGACTCGCTGTCGGCGCCGGACGGTCCGGTGCCCACTTACCTCGACCTGATCCGTCACGATGCGGCCACCATTGTCGCGGGCCTGTCCGGTGGTCAGCGTCGGTGA
- a CDS encoding metal ABC transporter ATP-binding protein → MTEVLQVDSVTVHYGPVVALENATLSIGAGRICGLIGMNGSGKSTLFKAIMGLVRADTGRILVEGATPARARRSGAIGYMPQNEAVDWKFPVSVRDVLLTGRYGHLGFTRRPRRADHDAVDAALSRVGLAELQHRQIGQLSGGQRKRAFLARCITQNARVLLLDEPFAGIDKHSEGTISGLLRDLAAGGTTIVVATHDLVALPDLADEAVLLMRTVLMHDAPEAVLQPQNLARAFGRS, encoded by the coding sequence GTGACCGAGGTCCTGCAGGTCGACTCGGTCACCGTCCACTACGGACCGGTGGTGGCGCTCGAGAACGCGACGTTGTCGATCGGTGCCGGCCGGATCTGTGGCCTGATCGGCATGAACGGGTCCGGTAAGTCGACGCTGTTCAAGGCGATCATGGGGTTGGTGCGCGCCGACACCGGCCGCATCCTCGTCGAGGGCGCCACGCCCGCGCGGGCGCGCCGCAGCGGCGCCATCGGCTACATGCCGCAGAACGAGGCCGTCGACTGGAAGTTCCCGGTGTCGGTGCGCGACGTCTTGCTCACCGGCCGCTACGGCCACCTGGGCTTCACCCGTCGGCCGCGCCGCGCCGACCACGACGCCGTCGACGCGGCGCTGAGCCGGGTCGGTCTCGCCGAACTCCAGCATCGACAGATCGGCCAACTGTCCGGCGGACAACGCAAGCGGGCGTTCCTGGCGCGCTGCATCACGCAGAACGCCCGGGTGCTGTTGCTCGATGAGCCGTTCGCGGGCATCGACAAGCACAGCGAGGGCACCATCAGCGGGCTGCTGCGCGACCTCGCCGCCGGCGGGACCACCATCGTGGTGGCTACCCATGATCTGGTCGCCCTGCCCGACCTGGCCGATGAGGCGGTCCTGCTGATGCGGACCGTGCTGATGCACGACGCACCGGAAGCCGTGCTGCAGCCGCAGAACCTGGCGCGAGCGTTCGGTCGGTCATGA
- a CDS encoding metal ABC transporter permease, with protein sequence MNVVEILLEPMQLEFMVRATLITIVASVVCATLSCWLVLIGWSLMGDAVSHAVLPGVVLAYIVGAPFALGAVLFGVLAVALIGVVRDTSRVKEDAAIGVVFTTLFALGLVLVSVTPSQVDLNHIIFGNLLGVSRADLTQVLILGGIVLAVLILKRRDFTLYAFDATHAHAIGLSPRLLGATLLGLLALTAVVALQAVGVVLVVALLIIPGATAYLLTDRFGRMLVIAPALAALCGLIGIYVSYYLDAASGPMVVLANGVAFTLAYLFSPTQGVVMTRVLRVVRKRDRVG encoded by the coding sequence ATGAACGTCGTCGAAATCCTCCTCGAGCCAATGCAACTGGAGTTCATGGTCCGCGCGACCCTGATCACCATCGTGGCCTCGGTGGTGTGCGCCACGCTGTCGTGCTGGCTGGTGCTCATCGGCTGGTCGTTGATGGGTGACGCGGTGTCCCACGCGGTGCTGCCGGGCGTGGTGCTGGCCTACATCGTGGGGGCGCCGTTCGCCCTCGGGGCCGTGCTGTTCGGGGTGCTGGCCGTCGCGCTGATCGGGGTGGTGCGCGACACCAGTCGGGTCAAGGAGGACGCCGCGATCGGCGTGGTCTTCACCACCCTGTTCGCGTTGGGGTTGGTACTGGTCTCGGTGACACCGAGTCAGGTCGACCTCAACCACATCATCTTCGGCAACCTGCTCGGTGTCTCGCGCGCCGATCTGACCCAGGTCCTGATTCTCGGCGGAATCGTGCTGGCGGTGCTGATCCTGAAGCGACGCGACTTCACGTTGTATGCGTTCGATGCCACCCATGCGCACGCCATCGGGCTCAGCCCGCGCCTGCTCGGTGCCACGCTGCTGGGGCTGCTCGCGCTGACCGCGGTGGTGGCACTGCAGGCCGTCGGCGTGGTGCTGGTGGTCGCGCTGTTGATCATCCCCGGGGCCACGGCCTACCTGCTGACCGACCGGTTCGGGCGGATGCTGGTGATCGCGCCCGCCCTCGCCGCGCTGTGCGGTCTGATCGGCATCTACGTCAGCTACTACCTCGATGCCGCGTCCGGCCCCATGGTGGTGCTGGCCAACGGGGTGGCGTTCACGCTGGCCTACCTGTTCAGCCCGACGCAGGGCGTGGTGATGACGCGGGTGCTGCGGGTGGTGCGCAAGCGCGACCGGGTCGGCTGA
- a CDS encoding acyl-CoA synthetase → MSYLISGDRWFTTGEIQTRSAQVAAGLQDMGLQPGDAVAICLRNDIAFFEASMATAILGCFPVQINWHSTAAEVRYILDDCGAKALVIHADLLIERRTAIPEGVAVLVVETPPEIRDAYGISEQNGKAAPGDLEWESWRDQFTPREFDPASYPATIIYTSGTTGTPKGVRRPPFSPEAMQRIAEMFTQSYGFHLVDDPTTVVTAVVGPAYHAAPNNHALFSLRMGAGIVVMPRFNPEELLRLIEAERITHLNMVPIMFSRLLKLPPEVRARYDLSSLKYVAHAAAPCPPDVKRAMIDWWGPVIYEYYGATEIGNVTFCSSQEWLDHPGTVGKAMVGAVIRILDDNGNELPANSVGEIAAVIPGSGDFVYHNDENKRAGVDRDGLVAPGDIGYLDDDGHLFICDRKVDMIISGGVNIYPAEIEAALHLMPGIADCAVFGIPDDEYGESVCAVVQRRRGHEDLSASDIQDFLRERIAGFKIPRRIDFAEDLPREDSGKIFKRKLRESYWQAAGRAL, encoded by the coding sequence ATGTCGTACCTCATCAGTGGTGATCGCTGGTTCACCACCGGCGAGATCCAGACCCGCAGCGCCCAGGTGGCCGCGGGGCTCCAGGACATGGGGCTGCAACCCGGCGACGCGGTCGCGATCTGTCTGCGCAACGACATCGCCTTCTTCGAGGCGTCGATGGCCACCGCCATCCTGGGTTGTTTTCCCGTGCAGATCAATTGGCACTCGACGGCCGCCGAGGTGCGCTACATCCTGGACGACTGCGGAGCCAAGGCGTTGGTCATCCACGCCGACCTGCTGATCGAGCGGCGCACCGCCATCCCCGAGGGCGTGGCGGTGCTGGTCGTGGAAACACCGCCGGAGATCCGCGACGCGTACGGCATCAGCGAACAGAACGGCAAGGCTGCTCCCGGCGACCTCGAGTGGGAGTCCTGGCGAGACCAGTTCACCCCTCGGGAATTCGACCCGGCGAGCTATCCCGCGACCATCATCTACACCTCAGGCACCACGGGCACACCGAAGGGCGTGCGGCGGCCGCCCTTCAGCCCGGAAGCCATGCAACGCATCGCCGAGATGTTCACACAGAGCTACGGATTCCACCTCGTGGACGACCCGACTACCGTGGTCACCGCTGTCGTCGGTCCCGCCTATCACGCCGCGCCCAACAATCACGCCCTGTTCTCGCTGCGGATGGGCGCCGGCATCGTCGTGATGCCGCGATTCAACCCCGAGGAACTGCTCCGGCTCATCGAAGCCGAACGCATCACCCACCTGAACATGGTGCCGATCATGTTCAGCCGACTGCTCAAGCTGCCGCCGGAAGTTCGTGCCCGTTACGATCTTTCGTCGCTGAAGTACGTCGCCCACGCCGCGGCGCCCTGCCCACCGGACGTCAAGCGGGCCATGATCGACTGGTGGGGTCCGGTCATCTACGAGTACTACGGCGCCACCGAGATCGGGAACGTCACCTTCTGCTCGTCGCAGGAATGGCTGGACCATCCCGGGACGGTCGGCAAGGCGATGGTCGGGGCCGTGATCCGCATCCTCGACGACAACGGCAACGAACTTCCCGCCAACAGCGTGGGCGAGATCGCCGCGGTGATACCGGGTTCCGGCGACTTCGTCTATCACAACGACGAGAACAAGCGCGCCGGCGTCGACCGCGACGGGCTGGTGGCCCCGGGCGACATCGGCTATCTGGACGACGACGGCCACCTGTTCATCTGCGACCGCAAGGTCGACATGATCATCTCCGGCGGCGTCAACATCTACCCCGCCGAGATCGAGGCCGCCCTGCACCTGATGCCGGGCATCGCCGACTGCGCCGTGTTCGGGATCCCTGACGACGAGTACGGCGAGTCGGTGTGCGCGGTGGTGCAACGCCGCCGTGGCCACGAGGACCTGTCCGCCTCCGACATCCAGGATTTCCTGCGCGAGCGCATCGCCGGCTTCAAGATCCCCCGGCGCATCGACTTCGCCGAGGACCTGCCCCGGGAGGACTCCGGCAAGATCTTCAAACGCAAGTTGCGCGAGAGCTATTGGCAGGCCGCCGGCCGGGCGCTCTGA